In Topomyia yanbarensis strain Yona2022 chromosome 2, ASM3024719v1, whole genome shotgun sequence, one DNA window encodes the following:
- the LOC131682488 gene encoding ras-related protein Rab-35-like — protein sequence MKRGHDHMFKLLILGDSGVGKSSLLMRLSDNSFSPTFVTTIGVDLKLRTMEVNGERVKVQIWDTAGQERFRTITSTYYRGTHGVLIVYDVTNGESFANIKRWLHEIDSNCDLVSKVLVGNKNDEPSCKVVLTEDAQRFANQMDIRLFETSAKNNDNVEEMFAAIVEQVLEHKKRTQQQLQAELSPSVQLREKDISKKKNNCC from the coding sequence ATGAAACGTGGACACGACCACATGTTTAAACTGCTCATACTTGGCGACAGCGGAGTTGGAAAATCGTCCCTCTTGATGCGTTTGTCGGATAATAGTTTTTCCCCTACATTTGTTACAACGATTGGCGTTGATTTAAAGCTACGAACAATGGAAGTCAACGGAGAGCGCGTGAAGGTGCAAATCTGGGATACGGCTGGACAGGAGCGATTCAGAACCATAACCAGCACATATTATCGAGGAACGCACGGAGTCTTAATTGTGTACGATGTTACAAACGGGGAATCATTCGCGAATATCAAACGGTGGCTGCACGAAATTGATTCCAACTGTGATTTGGTGAGTAAAGTGCTCGTTGGGAACAAAAACGACGAACCAAGCTGTAAGGTGGTACTTACCGAGGACGCCCAACGATTCGCCAATCAAATGGACATTCGGTTGTTTGAAACATCAGCCAAAAACAATGATAACGTCGAAGAGATGTTTGCTGCCATTGTTGAACAAGTACTGGAGCATAAGAAACGAACCCAACAGCAATTACAAGCTGAATTATCTCCATCTGTACAGCTTCGCGAAAAAGATATCTCAAAGAAAAAGAATAATTGCTGTTAA